Sequence from the Acidimicrobiia bacterium genome:
ACCCGACGGCGGCCACCAGTATACGACGCGCGAATCGGCGCGCGATCGGCGGGGCTCAATCTATCGACCGATGACGACCTTCCCGAGTTGCTCGCCGGCGTCCAAACGGGCCAGTGCGACAGGTAGATCTTCAAACGGCACGACCGAATCAACCATCACCCGAACCCGGCCCGACCCCACCAGTTCGGTGACCGCCAGGAACTCGGCGTGATTGAACATCGTTGACCCAATGATCTCGATCTGTTTGAAGAACAGGTACGGCATGCTGATCTCAACTTTCGGGCCTGACGTCGCACCGCACACGGCAATCCGTCCGCCCGATTCCATCGACCGCATCGACTGGCTGAATGTGGCGGGCCCGACAGACTCCAGAACCACATCGGCGGCTCTCCCGGCCGTCTTCTTCAGCTCCTTGGAAAACTCACCAGACGAGTCGAACCCGCCGGCGGCTCCCAACGCGACGGCTTGGTCAATCTTCGCTTGATCACGCGACGTCACATACACGGTGGCCCCCATGGCGAGACCCAACTGCAAACCCATCGACGCCACGCCGCCGCCGATCCCCACAATCAAAAGAACATTGCCAGCCGATAGGCGGGACCTGCGTAACATCCGATAGGCGGTTCCGGTCGCCAGGCCGTACGCGGCCGCCTCTTCCCACGACAAGCCGGCTGGCTTGGCAATGACGTTGCGCGCCGGAGCGACTACCTCGTCTGCCAACGTTCCTGGCAAGTGCTCACCGAGGATGCCGTACGAGCTGCAGTACGGCGACTCCCCCGACAGACATGCGTGACAGCTCCCGCAAGCCACTGACGGGTTCAATACCACTTCGTCACCGATGGCCACAGTGCTGACACCGGGCCCAATCGCCGAAATCACCCCGGCCCCATCCCCTCCGGCGATGTGGGGAAAGTGATGCGGCGCCGGCATCCCTCGAGAGACCCACAAATCGAGATGGTTCAGAGCCGAAGCCCGCAACTGAACCCGGACCTCACCTGGTCCGGGTTCAGGGGTATCTATTGATTCGAGCCGGTACGAACCGGGTCCGTTTGTGTCATTGAGAAGCCATGCACGCATGGCATAAACCTAGCGAGCGGGCGCTCAGCTGTTGTTCTTCCTGTACATGCGAAGCGCAATCAAGGCAATCACGGCTCCAATGATGGAGCCAATGACGCCAGACATCTCGAAGTTCGAGAACGTCCGTCCAGAAAACAGAACACCCAACGTTCCGCCGACAAACGAACCGGCGATCCCAAGCAGGGTGGTTTGCCACCAGCTCATTTGGTCTTTCCCAGGAACGATCGCCCTGGCAACAACACCAGCGATCAAACCCCAAACCACCATGGAAACGAGATTGCCCAACAATTCAATCCTCCTTCAAAGACGGCACTGCGTACTGAGCCTATTCGATCGTGGATCCCGGTGTGGGTCAGTTGAGGTGGGTAACGGCAGCCGCGTGGCTCCATCGACCCGAAACCTCGTTGTACATTCGTGCCGAACGCTCCCAATCCTTGGCGCCGAGCGCGACAATGGATTCCCAGATTTCAGCAGCACTCTCGTCGAATACCAGTTGGGCATCGTCGAACAGTTCGGCCACCGACCCGTAATCGAGTTCAACCAGAGCCGATTCCGAGAACTTCTCGATCCAATCCGAGAAGTCTCGAACGTTGTCGACCACCCCATCATCCATTCCGATGTCTTCGAGTATGCCCAACGCTTGGGACAACCGGTTTGTGGCGCTCCGCCGATCGGTCCGGTAGCGGATCGAAACAGCCCCCTCGAGCTGCACGATTTCACGATCCTCGGGGGTGAACGCCACGAACCAGCGAAGTGGGACATGCCACGGTGAAGTGAGAATGTGTGACCTCTGTTCTGGCTCGCGGTCACGCAATTGTTGAAGTTCGGCCGCCGCGGTCGCCGCAATGGTCTCGGGAACCAGAACTTCCCCGCCGACGAACGCATTGTGGAACGCCAGAACCCCTTCGAGCAGACGGAGTTTGGGTCGACGCGGGCAGAGGTATCGATGGCCTTTCCAATCGGCTTCCAAGGCGTCCTCACGAAGGGGCTCATCGACGAGTCCGTACTCACTCCAGTGGATGGCATCGGAAACTTCGTCGGCGACCGGGAGCCGATCAACTGCGACCGTGACCGAGTCCACCGGCTCATAGACTCGCAAGTAAGCAGACTTGACCATGGCCCGATGCTATCGGTTCCAGCCGGCTTGTGCGCAATACCCGGGCAGGACGACGCCACGGCGCCATTTCCTTGCCTAGTCTGAATCCACGACGACAGGGGAAAGAGCCTCAACCATGGGCGATATTTCCGGGCGGTTAAACCACAACTGCCCACCACGTCGCAGCAAGGTCGAACGATGACCTTGGAAGCTGCGCTGCGCTACCCGACGATGACCGAGCATCACCGCGACCTCGGGATGGACGACGACAAGATCCTGGCGATCTACCGCGACATCGTGATGACCAGACGGATTGACGAGCGGATGTTCGCACTCAATCGTCAGGGACGAGCCCCGTTTGTCGTGTCATCGGCCGGCCACGAAGCCATTCAAGTGGCGTCGGCCCATGCGCTTGACAAAGAGATCGACTGGCTGCTCCCCTATTACCGCGACATGGGCGTGGCGATCGCTTGGGGTTTCACACCTCTCGACATGTTCCTCGCCGTTTTTTCGAAACAAGCCGACGTCACGTCTGCCGGACGCCAACTTCCAAACCACTGGTCAGATGTCAGTAAACGTGTCTTCACACAATCCTCGACCATCGCCACTCAATACCCGCACGCAGCCGGGATCGCCCATGCGCTGAAGCTCGACGAGCGACCAGGAATCGTGGTGGTTTATGGAGGGGAAGGCTCGACGTCAGAGGGCGACTGGGCCGAAGCGATGAACTATGCCAGAGTGCAGACCCTCCCCATGGTC
This genomic interval carries:
- a CDS encoding zinc-binding dehydrogenase, which encodes MRAWLLNDTNGPGSYRLESIDTPEPGPGEVRVQLRASALNHLDLWVSRGMPAPHHFPHIAGGDGAGVISAIGPGVSTVAIGDEVVLNPSVACGSCHACLSGESPYCSSYGILGEHLPGTLADEVVAPARNVIAKPAGLSWEEAAAYGLATGTAYRMLRRSRLSAGNVLLIVGIGGGVASMGLQLGLAMGATVYVTSRDQAKIDQAVALGAAGGFDSSGEFSKELKKTAGRAADVVLESVGPATFSQSMRSMESGGRIAVCGATSGPKVEISMPYLFFKQIEIIGSTMFNHAEFLAVTELVGSGRVRVMVDSVVPFEDLPVALARLDAGEQLGKVVIGR
- a CDS encoding GlsB/YeaQ/YmgE family stress response membrane protein, whose protein sequence is MLGNLVSMVVWGLIAGVVARAIVPGKDQMSWWQTTLLGIAGSFVGGTLGVLFSGRTFSNFEMSGVIGSIIGAVIALIALRMYRKNNS